The window CCACCCGACCCCACCGTCCCACCCCCGACCGAGTCCCTCCTGCACGCAGAACTGGAACAAAAAATCGAGGAAGCCCTCGCCGACCTCCCCGAAAACCAGCGCACCGCCATCCTCCTTTGCCGCCAGGGCGACTGGAGCTACGAGGAAATCGCCGCCGTCCTCGGTTGCTCCCTCTCCGCCACCAAATCCCTCATCTTCCGCGCCCGCGAAACCCTCAAACGCCGACTCAAACCCTACCTCAAAACCGGCGAATGGAACCCCTGAACACACCCCGCCCACCACCCATCCCACAAC is drawn from Limisphaera ngatamarikiensis and contains these coding sequences:
- a CDS encoding sigma-70 family RNA polymerase sigma factor; the encoded protein is PPDPTVPPPTESLLHAELEQKIEEALADLPENQRTAILLCRQGDWSYEEIAAVLGCSLSATKSLIFRARETLKRRLKPYLKTGEWNP